CTCGGTCGATCTGATGCGCGTTATCTTCGCGCGGCAGGCGCAGCAGGGCAAGAAACCCGTCATGCCCGACGCGGCGACCGCCGAACTGCAGAATTGACGCGATAAAGCGAAACCGATTTGCGGTCGATGGGGACTTGATCCGCGACCCGCAATTCCCCACATATGGAGCAGCCCGGCAGCGCTCCCCTCATGGCTTGTCCGGGCCGGGTGCATTCGATGCACCCCCTCCCTGAACCTTGGCCACCCCGTGCATCGCACGGGGTGGTTTTTTATGTGCCATCTGAACGAGTGCATCGCACGGCAGCAGTCTTCTATGGGTTATTCGGCCGCCTCGGCACTGCGACCGCCGCTCTGCTGGCGATTGAGCTCGTCCGCCAGAGCGCGCACCATTCCGGCCAGCAGCCGCGCGGTCATGGGCATGCGAGCGCTCAATCCTTCCCCCCGCCGGTCGAGATAGAGGGTGCGGCACACCTCCACTTGCAACGCGTGGATGTCGAGCGAAGGTCGCCCGTGCCGATCTAGGACGTAACCCCCCGCATAGGGGCGATTATGCGCGACGGGTCGATCCTTCCCGGAGAGATATCCGATCGCAGTGGCGCTGATCATCGGATCGCAGGATGCACCGAATCGATCGCCGAGCACGAACTCGGCCGTCACGTCCGACGGATGGCGGCGGCGCAGCGGCGGCATCGAATGCAGATCGACCAGCAGCGCCGCCCCCCACCGCGTCCGGATGTCGCGCAGGATCGTGGCGACCGCCGCGTGATAGGGTGCGTGTATGGCGGCGATCCGGTCGTCCAGTTCCGCGCTGCTCAGCCGGTCCCGCCAGATCTCCCCGATGCCGGAAATGCGCCGGGGCACGAGCCCCAGCCCGGTGCGCGCGCGGCGGTTGGCAAGCGAATGCTGCTTGCCCGCGGGCTTCTCCCCGCTCACCATCGTCCAGTCCATGTCGTCCGGCGCGCGGTTGAGGTCGAGCATCGCGCGCGGCGCGTTCGCCGCGATCAGCACCGCGCCCGTCTGGTTCGCGACCTCCTCGGCCAGCCGATCGACATAGCGATCCTCCAGCCGCAGCTTCGTGGCATCGGGCACCCGCATGCGCTCGCTCAACGCCTCGGGATAGGCGCGCCCGCCATGGGGCGCGGCGATCAGGACCGGCAGCGCGGGGCGATCGGGCGACACCACGCGGAAAGCGGGCGTATCGAGGCCCGGAACCCTTCCGGTCTCGATCACGAATGCGATCGCCCGGTCCGCCGGAAAAGGATTGAGGTGCCGTCCATCTGCAGCAGGCTGTACCGCCGCGGGCCGGATGTCAAAACAGGTTTTCGCGCGCCCCGGGACAGGATTTTTTAAGGGAGCGGTGCTATCGGCATCAGCCATGAATGCTCCCCCCCTTCCCCGCCGAATCCTGCTCGCCGAAGATGACGAGGCCATGCGCACCTACCTGTCCCGCGCCCTGATCAAGGCCGGATACGAAGTCGAAAGCGTCGATCGCGGAACCGCCGCGATCCCGCTTCTGGAAGAGGGCGAGTTCGACCTGCTTTTGTCCGACATCGTAATGCCGGAAATGGACGGGATCGAACTGGCGCAGCGCTGCAACGAGGTCAGCCCCGGCACGAAGGTGATGTTCATCACCGGCTTCGCCGCCGTGACGCTGAAGGCGCAGGCCGACCAGCCGCGCGCCAAGATCCTGTCCAAGCCGTTTCACCTGCGCGATCTGGTGCTCGAGGTGGATCGCGTGTTCGAGACCGAGCGACAGGCCTCGCTTTAAGGGTTGCGCGCCCATTCGGGCGTCGCTAAACGCCGCCTCCTTCGCGGGGCTGACCCGCGCAGGGCCGACGGTTCGGGCGTATAGCTCAGTGGTAGAGCACTGTGTTGACATCGCAGGGGTCGGAAGTTCAACTCTTCCTACGCCCACCATCGGCAAGCAAGACCCCGCCGGGCCCCGCGCCCCGCGGGGTTTTTCTTTGCTTTCGTGCTGCGTGCCCCCTCGCCTTGCCCTCGCGCGCCGCTCTGCTAAAGCCCGCCCGCAAGAGACAACTTCAGACAAGCGGACAGGCGAAACATGGCAAAAATTCAGGTCAAGAACCCCATCGTCGAACTCGACGGCGACGAAATGACGCGGATCATCTGGGAATGGATTCGCGAGCGGCTGATCCTCCCCTATCTCGACGTCGACCTGAAATATTACGACCTGTCGATCCAGAAGCGCGACGAGACCGAGGACCAGATCACGGTCGATGCCGCGAACGCGATCAAGGAACACGGCGTCGGCGTGAAATGCGCCACCATCACCCCCGACGAAGCGCGGGTCGAAGAATTCAGCCTCAAGAAGATGTGGGTCAGCCCCAACGGCACGATCCGCAACATCCTGGGCGGCGTGGTCTTCCGCGAGCCGATCGTGATCGACAACGTTCCGCGGCTCGTGCCCGGCTGGACCGATCCCATCGTGGTCGGCCGCCACGCCTTCGGCGACCAGTACCGGGCGAAGGACACGCTGATCCCCGGCAAGGGCAAGCTGCGCCTGGTCTTCGAAGGGGAGAACGGCGAGAACATCGACATCGACGTGTTCGAATTCCCGAGCTCGGGCGTCGCCATGGCGATGTACAACCTCGACGATTCGATCCGCGACTTCGCCCGCGCCAGCATGAACTACGGGCTCGACCGCGGCTGGCCGGTCTACCTGTCGACCAAGAACACCATCCTCAAGAAGTACGACGGTCGCTTCAAGGACCTGTTCCAGGAGGTGTTCGACAATGAATTCAAGGACAAGTTCGACAAGGCTGGCATCACCTACGAACACCGCCTGATCGACGACATGGTCGCCTCCGCCCTCAAGTGGAACGGCAAGTTCGTCTGGGCCTGCAAGAACTACGACGGCGACGTGCAGTCCGACACCGTGGCGCAGGGGTTCGGCTCGCTCGGCCTGATGACTTCCGTTCTGATGACGCCCGACGGCAAGACGGTCGAGGCCGAGGCGGCGCACGGCACCGTCACCCGCCACTATCGCCAGCACGAGCAGGGCAAGGCGACCAGCACCAATCCGATCGCCAGCATCTTCGCCTGGACCCGCGGCCTGATGTATCGCGGCAAGTTCGACGACACCCCCGAAGTGGTGAAGTTCGCCGAAACGCTGGAGCGCGTGTGCGTCCAGACGGTGGAAAACGGCCAGATGACGAAGGATCTCGCGCTGCTCATCGGCCCCAACCAGGCATGGCTCACCACC
Above is a genomic segment from Erythrobacter sp. 3-20A1M containing:
- a CDS encoding N-formylglutamate amidohydrolase, whose translation is MIETGRVPGLDTPAFRVVSPDRPALPVLIAAPHGGRAYPEALSERMRVPDATKLRLEDRYVDRLAEEVANQTGAVLIAANAPRAMLDLNRAPDDMDWTMVSGEKPAGKQHSLANRRARTGLGLVPRRISGIGEIWRDRLSSAELDDRIAAIHAPYHAAVATILRDIRTRWGAALLVDLHSMPPLRRRHPSDVTAEFVLGDRFGASCDPMISATAIGYLSGKDRPVAHNRPYAGGYVLDRHGRPSLDIHALQVEVCRTLYLDRRGEGLSARMPMTARLLAGMVRALADELNRQQSGGRSAEAAE
- the cpdR gene encoding cell cycle two-component system response regulator CpdR; protein product: MNAPPLPRRILLAEDDEAMRTYLSRALIKAGYEVESVDRGTAAIPLLEEGEFDLLLSDIVMPEMDGIELAQRCNEVSPGTKVMFITGFAAVTLKAQADQPRAKILSKPFHLRDLVLEVDRVFETERQASL
- a CDS encoding NADP-dependent isocitrate dehydrogenase, whose translation is MAKIQVKNPIVELDGDEMTRIIWEWIRERLILPYLDVDLKYYDLSIQKRDETEDQITVDAANAIKEHGVGVKCATITPDEARVEEFSLKKMWVSPNGTIRNILGGVVFREPIVIDNVPRLVPGWTDPIVVGRHAFGDQYRAKDTLIPGKGKLRLVFEGENGENIDIDVFEFPSSGVAMAMYNLDDSIRDFARASMNYGLDRGWPVYLSTKNTILKKYDGRFKDLFQEVFDNEFKDKFDKAGITYEHRLIDDMVASALKWNGKFVWACKNYDGDVQSDTVAQGFGSLGLMTSVLMTPDGKTVEAEAAHGTVTRHYRQHEQGKATSTNPIASIFAWTRGLMYRGKFDDTPEVVKFAETLERVCVQTVENGQMTKDLALLIGPNQAWLTTEQFFEAIVTGLEKEMANWS